The genomic segment cttgcgaattatctcagaactatattggcaccaaacagcaacaattgaaatagagcacacaatatCCAAAGATATATGAATCCGACAAAGAGTGCAACAAGGTtacgtcttatcaccgctattatttaatctgtattctatatccggaatctatattcagaaaagcattagacgaggttcaaggtggagtcaagattaacggaaccagcataaacaacatcaggtacgctgatgataccgtcctaatagcaagcaacgcacaagaactacaaaatataataaatacggtagttcgtcatagcgaaatgttcggtttacatctaaatgttttcaaaactaaaattctaatattttcaaagattccaataaacgtacatttatatgccataggacaaataatagaacaggtaacttccataaaatatttgggagcaaatatcaacagccggTGTAACCCAAAAAAAAGAAATGCTATCAAGAATCTAACAAGCGAAGAAAACACTCATGAGCATGACAaatttttttacaagatcagagtgttgtaaaaacaacattttatattaatttcagtttatttttcgtttccaCAAATGTTGAATTTTCTCTTATGCGACAGACTGTATTTGACAGACTGTCAAAAGTGCGGTGAAAAAGTGCATTTAGTTTTCTCTATAGTCGCGCGCCCCTAAAACGCCGgtataaaaatgaacaatttattaaagcgaactctttatttagtaatagtgcctttgtaaatattttcgcgttattaaatgtgtagtatcgattaattacgcttatttttctctaagtacaaaCCCCTATAAAACCAAACATATACTGAAccatcgccgtgaagtctgcttatctatatcgaaggaaactcttgtacagtccatggtcctaaaatatttggtactgtacacgcacggggaaaggaatttaataagctttctccCGAACAATTGTTGGAGATCAATCAAAGTTCCAACATTATTTTTGGTCCTAACTCGACGGATTTTGTGTTTGGTGATCGCGTTGTTTGTACTTTACTCTTAGGtttgcatatttatataaatgtgaTTAAAAGACCCTCGAAAAGACTAATGTGTCGCGATAAACTCTAAAACAAAAGGACAGAAGTGAATTTTATCTGGTGTTTGTGCCTGTTGCTGTAAACTACTGGACAAATTGGGTGAGATTTTTCCATATTATAATTTCGCTTATGCACAAAGTGAACCGCTTTTCAAAAAGACTAtctctttaaaaaatttattagtagACATTTGTAGACATTTACCGCGTGTGcgaaaaatttaattgaaaagtAAACTCTCAGTGTAATTTAAGACATTTATCGCgttttaataaactataaactCTCTCGCCGTGTGCTACACATGTTATTATATGATATAAACATTATTGACTCTATTCTCGTTGTGTGCTCTACAGGttattataatataaacattattgacTCTATTTTCGCCGTGTGATACAGATATtagtatataatataaacaaaaatttctCTAAAGAATTCGGTGTTTGCACGGCCTTAGGCATTTGTTTTTGGAGTAGTACCTTTTGTTAAAGTCAAAATGGAAGATCtcaagaagaagagaaaaccactgaAGGCCAAGATTACCAGAATAGCGAACTGGTTACTAGAAAACGCAGATGCAGAAACTGACGGTCTCCAGTTTCAACTCAGACACACCGAATTGAAAACATGTTATCTGAAATATGAAGACGTGATGGATCAGATTGAAGAAATCGATGAAACCGATTCTGAAACAGAAGACAGGGTACTGATGGAGGAAAAATACTTTTCTACACTAGCTGGACTGCAGCATAAGATGGAAGCTTTAAAGTTACCCTCCCACTCGCTCATCTCAAACGATACTCCACCAACTGTAGCCACTGCTAAGGTTAGGTTGCCGGAAATTACGATGCAGGTATTCTCAGGAAACTTCGCCGATTGGAACTTAGGTTATGTTATTTTTGGTACTATTCCCCCTCATGTCTTTCATCGGAGTTCAAACTTGGCTATTTCTCAGTCAAATGTTTCTCTCTTTGTTCAGTCCGAATCCGAAGAGAATAATTTAGATAAATTGATACAACAATTTTTCGAAATTGAAGAAGTTCCCCACGTTAGTAAATTAACCCCCGATGAGGAATTGGCtgaacaaatatttaataaaaccactcgTATTTTACCTTCGGGTCGTTTTCAAGTAAACCTACCACTTGTCTGCGAAAATGCGCATAAAAAATTAGGTGAATCTTTTAAAGTAGCTTTAAAGAGatttattaatttagaaaataggctcttaaaaaataaaaatacatacgCTCAATATAAGTCGTTCATTAGTGAATATCTTTTTCTCGAACATGCTAGAATAGTCCCTCTCTCTCTTACTAatgaaaatttagaaaataaatattttctcccGCATCACTGTGTAGTAAAGGAAGAATCCTTAACAACAAAACTTAGGGTTGTTTTCGATGGTTCGATGAAAAGCTCTAGTAGTTACTCGTTAAATGATATCCTACTCAAAGGTCCCACTCTTCAACCAGAACTTTTTGATATTTTGCTACGCTTTCGATTATATTCCTTTGTTTTCACAACTGATATACAAAAGATGTACAGACAGGTTAAAATCAATCCTGATCAAACCTTTCTGTTAAACATACTTTGGTGTGACTCCCCGGAAAAAGATATTGAGTGCCTGGAATTGCAAACAGTTACATATGGAACTAAAAGCGCCAGTTTTCAGAGTACTCGCTGTTTAATGGAACTGGCAAATACTCATCAAACTGAATATCCCCTGGCCAGTGACgctcttcaaaataattgttatatTGATGACATTCTCTACGGTGCTAATGATGAGCAAACTCTCCTCAAAGCTCACAAGGAATTAACTAGTTTACTTGGAACAGcatgtatttctctacataaatggTGTTCTAACTCGGACTCGTTTCTAAAAAACATTTCTTCTCTCTCTTCAAACTCTTCTTATGTCATAGCTCCAGATAATTGCTCTAATAAGGTTTTAGGTTTATGCTGGAATCCTGTTCTTGACACGTTTTCAATCTCTCTTCCAGATTTCACCCTAAAGAACTCATACACTAAGAGAGAAGTACTGTCAATGATTGCCCAAATATTTGATCCTCAAGGTCTTATTAATCCCGTTACAGTTGTCGCTTAGCTTATAATGCAAAAGATTTGGATTTCCAAAATCAGTTGGAACGATACCATTGACGCAAATACGTTACATGAATGGCTAAGTTTTATTAGCAGTCTCTCTTATTTTAAGGACTTAAGTATACCTAGATGTCTCTTTTTAAGTCAAGAAATCACTGGTGTTGAGATTCACTCATTCTCAGATGCAAGTTTAAAGGCTTATGGAGCTTGTATCTACTTACGTGTGACCTATAAATCAGAACAGGTGTCTTGTTCCCTTCTAGCATCTAAGAGTCGCGTTGCTCCGTTAAAACCCTTGACCCTTCCAAGATTGGAACTCATGGGTGCTCTATTGTGTAGTAAACTCACAGCAAAGATTGCTAATATTGTTAAAGAAAAGTTATCTCAATTAgactctataaatatgtggtcggATTCAGAAATTGTTCTCGCTTGGCTTCGTTCACATCCTTCTCGTTGGACCCAATTTGTAGCAAATAGGGTTGCACAAATTTTAGATAATTCTCCTAATGCTCACTGGAGGCACGTACGATCCAAAGAGAATCCTGCCGACATACTCTCCCGAGGAATGCTACCCTCTGAATTAATAAATTCGTCCTTATGGTTTCATGGTCCTCCATTTTTAAATCAACTTCGGTTGGATTTATTGAAATACAACCCAAAGGGGTATACTTCCAAGTTGCCTGAAGAAAGGAAAATCATTCTCCACGCTCGAAATGATCAAATAGATTTCTTCACCTCACTTTCTGATAGGTTCtccaatttttcaaagtttgtaaGAACTTTAGCCTATATGTTTAGATTTGCTAATAATGCTAAACCGCTTTCTCGCAAGTTAACTAATACCCTTGAAGTCAGCGAACTTCAAAACGCTGAACTTAAGATTATTAAGATGCTTCAGTATTCCAACTTCTCGAGTGAGATTTCTGAGCTTAAGAAAGGTAAAACTCTATCTAATAAGTGTCTTTTACCCCTAAATCCCTTTTTGGATGAGAATGAAATGCTCCGGGTGGGAGGTCGCCTCAGAAACTCAGACGTTACCTTTGATCAAAGATACCCTCTTCTCCTCCCCTCAAAAAATCGTGTAGTTCGTCTCATCCTCCACAGAGAACATGTCAGACTCTGTCACTCAGGTCCTCAAAATACTTTGTCACAAATTCGTCTCAAATATTGGCCTTTAAATGGACTACGAGAAGTCAAGAAGGTCACTCACCAATGTATGGTTTGTTTTAAGTTTCGTGCCAAACCCGCTACCCAGATCATGGCAGATCTACCAAAAGAACGTTTAAACTCCTCTCGAGTGTTCGCTCACGTCGGATTAGATTTTGGCGGCCCCTTTCAGATAAAGTCTTCCAACCTTCGTAAGGCTCCTTTATTAAAATCGTATATTGCTCTTTTCGTTTGCTTGTCGACTCGAGCTGTTCATATTGAAGTCGTTTCCGGCCTCTCTACGGAGACGTTTCTTCTCGCTCTAAAACGCTTTATTAGCCGTAGAGGCCTCCCTCAAACAATATTCAGTGACAACGCCACGAACTTTCTTGGTGCTCGCAACCAGCTGTTTGAACTCTATAAGTTTTTCAAGGAAAAGGAAAGCTCTCGTTCTATTAAGGAATTTTTGGCCTCATCTCATATTCGCTGGAAAACTATAGTTCCTCGAGCCCCTCACCATGGTGGTATTTGGGAAAGTGCTATAAAGAGCGCAAAGCATCATATGCGTAGGCTCCTTGGCAATGTTAAGCTTACGTTCGAAGAATTCACTACAGTTCTCGGTCAAATTGAAGCTGTGCTCAACTCCCGGCCTCTTTGCTCCCTTTCAAATGACCCCTCCGATTTTACGTATCTTTCTCCTGGACACTTCTTGATTGGACAATCTCTTACGTCCTTTCCTGAAAAAGATGTAATCCACATTCCTGAAAACAGATTGAATTTATGGCAACATTTGTCCAAACTCCAACaagtgttttggaaaaaatggtcTATCGACTATTTGAATAGACTTCAAAATCGCCCTAAATGGTTTCTTCCTCATAAAAACCTAGAACCTAACGATCTCGTGTTGCTGATTGAAGACAACACTCCTCCTCTTCATTGGGCACTAGCAAGAGTTATTGAGGTCTTTCCCGGAAAAGATGGGAGAGTAAGAATTGCCTCGGTGAAAACTAAAGATGGAGTCTTCAAGCGCTCTATTACAAAATTGTGTCCTCTACCCAATGACGATTTAATTTAAGTTAGTATAAGATGAtaattgtaatgtattttttcttCCGCATGCTCTCTTGGCATAATATAATCTGTTTATTTGTGTTAAAGCCAGCGCTTCAACGGGGGCGagtatgttgtaaaaacaacattttatattaatttcagtttatttttcgtttccacaaatgttgaattttatcttaTGCGACAGACTGTATTTGACAGACTGTCAAAAGTGCGGTGAAAAAGTGCATTTAGTTTTCTCTATAGTCGGGCGCCCCTAAAACGCCGgtataaaaatgaacaatttattaaagcgaactctttatttagtaatagtgcctttgtaaatattttcgcgttattaaatgtgtagtatcgattaattacgcttatttttctctaagtacaaacccctataaaaccaaacacatactgaaccatcgccgtgaagtctgcttatCTATATCGAAGGAAACTCTTGTACAGTctatggtcctaaaatatttggtactgtacacgcacggggaaaggaatttaataagctttctccCGAACAATTGTTGGAGATCAATCAAAGTTCCAACACAGAGCTTAGTCTAGAgttcagaattcgaatgatcagttgttacattttttctgttttgctgtatggctttaaaagttggacaatggactctgaaacagaaaaaagaatagatacctttgaaatgtatatatacagacggatgctgagaattccacgggtacaaaaagttaccaatggtgaggtacttcggcgcatgagtaaacaaaaagaattacttagcataatcaaagagaggaaaatacaatacttgggtcatgtgttgagcgGTGAAatatatgaattactccaaatcatattgaaaGATAAAGTGAAGGAGAAAAAATCATTTGGAAGAcgtcagaactcgtggctgaaagacctgagaagatagtttgaccgctcatccacagaaatctttcgtgcagcagtttccaaagctacaattgccatttggatcgccaactttcgaaaggagacggcacaGGAGATGGTCAATCCATCTCGTTGGAGGTCTTTCTCGTGGTCTTCGGCCTTCTAACTTCTCTTAAATGATGAGTTTTTCTATTGTCGATATCTGACCTCATGACATgtccaaaatatttaaattattgtagTTGGATTTTGCCGGAGAGTTTTTTTTACAGATCATTAGTTCTTTTAGAATATAATTATTTGTACTACGGTCGGTCAATTTATTTGTACAACATCAAACCAGTAAATTTTGGTTATATGTGGATGATTTTTGTTGCCTATCCACTATCATGATTTTTGTCTTTCTTCTTCATATTGCGCCAATGAATTTTTAGGACATACGTCGTTAAACGAGTAAGCGAAGAAATTGCCAAGCGAACTTTATAAGAAAGTTAATAATTTGTCTAAAAATACCAATCACAAACAGTATAATGCATGATGGAAAAGCAATAACAGATGCCaacaatccacaaggaaactaagttcctgtagctggctgtataccatgtatcacaaaaaaattaagtaaacatcctttataaaaggtatataaattaaaaatccaaacggtctatgtcatgaagacaaaacgttttgtcttcatgacatagcccgtttgggtttttaatttatatgccAACAATATTTCAGAAGAATTGGAGACAATACTGTGAAAATAGTAACATGATATGAGCATGAGAGTATAGAATTTGTACTAATTATATTTCCTTTCAATTTGTTGATGTTTTTGATTTCATTTAAGTTAGATctaaataatttgatttataaattaaaaatctaattTAACACGTATAGCATGATTCACAGTTATAAAGTCGTTTAAACCATAACATGACATTAAATATGCTATCGGTAAATACCCAAACCATATCGTGAGTATGTAAATTAAAGATAAACTAGTTTATGGGTCATATAATTTTACGTCTGTTTATGTGGAGCTTACAgtacaaaaaaagaaaacttttacAATTCTAGGAAAACAAATGATTAATTCCTCCAATTTTAATATTTGCATTATCTGGGCCATGCTTACTCTTGGATAGCCTGGATCTTCCGAGTTTGATAAGCATAACTTATGTGCATGTTGTTTTATTCGTTTGAGCTGCCCGTGGTTATACCTATCTGGTTTGTCCTAATGGATTGTTTTGCTTATTTTTGCATTTATTAACCAATAATGCAAGGTTGCCATTATTTTAGGAGTGGCAATCAATGTTTGTTCTCGAATTCTCACATTTTCTTAAATCGCCCTGTTTTGGTATTTTAACTACATATTACATCAACGTACCATTCATTTGGTAGTTCTTGGGCACAGCACATCTTGTTAGATAACGTATGTAGCATTCgatttagattagattaagagaggtggcctttcggcctattcagatttattgtggtcctctagtcctagataacattctctagcctgaccctttttataaagtctagtagcttcgagactgtacctttcaTGTaactatttgccggtggattttcttctcctactATGCCAATCTATGTTCTGTAGGATGAGATGATGAATTATAAATCTCCCTGTTGTCAGCTTTTTCATTTTGACTAAATCAGTACGTGATTTATTTGATTTCTATACTTTCCTCCCAGGAACTTTCATGTTTCTTTGTTTATCTTCTTATGTTTACATATCATTCTCATCATTAATCAGCCTTAATTTGTCCATTGTTGGACGTAAGACTCCTCCAAATATTTCCATCTATTTCTGTTCTGTGCCTATTGTACCCAATTGGTCACAAGTTTTCTGAAGTcctcggtccatcgcgttgggggccTTCCTTGGCTTAGCTTGTCCAATAGACCAATTTTTTTGTCCATCTGTCGTCTTTTATTCCTACAACATGTCCcgtccatctccatttttgctTTGTAAGacgttcgataatgtcttccactccggttcgtctacgaacttcctcgtttcttagtTTATTTCtcaagcttattccaagcattgatctctcgaTTTTATATTGTGTCCTTTTCATTTTTCCGCTGATGTTTTTGCAAGAGTTAAGATTTCTACTCCGTATGTGAAAACTAGTAGAACACACTGGCTGAAAGCTTTTTTTAATTGATTAGGACATTTGTTTTAAACatgtctctcatttttccgaatgcagcccaaccaaAACTTACTCTTCCTATTAGCATATATGTTTAGCTGTCTCGCGGTAATCTTATTTCGTAACTCAAATAGGCATGTCTTTCCACAACTGTATGGccaattttttgatttctattTGTTCATTGGGGATGCGATTCAACATGTTTATTTTCCATAGTTTATCTTTAAACCGACTCTCTGTGTTACTTGCTATAGTTGCTGTATCAT from the Diabrotica undecimpunctata isolate CICGRU chromosome 1, icDiaUnde3, whole genome shotgun sequence genome contains:
- the LOC140451274 gene encoding uncharacterized protein — encoded protein: MQKIWISKISWNDTIDANTLHEWLSFISSLSYFKDLSIPRCLFLSQEITGVEIHSFSDASLKAYGACIYLRVTYKSEQVSCSLLASKSRVAPLKPLTLPRLELMGALLCSKLTAKIANIVKEKLSQLDSINMWSDSEIVLAWLRSHPSRWTQFVANRVAQILDNSPNAHWRHVRSKENPADILSRGMLPSELINSSLWFHGPPFLNQLRLDLLKYNPKGYTSKLPEERKIILHARNDQIDFFTSLSDRFSNFSKFVRTLAYMFRFANNAKPLSRKLTNTLEVSELQNAELKIIKMLQYSNFSSEISELKKGKTLSNKCLLPLNPFLDENEMLRVGGRLRNSDVTFDQRYPLLLPSKNRVVRLILHREHVRLCHSGPQNTLSQIRLKYWPLNGLREVKKVTHQCMVCFKFRAKPATQIMADLPKERLNSSRVFAHVGLDFGGPFQIKSSNLRKAPLLKSYIALFVCLSTRAVHIEVVSGLSTETFLLALKRFISRRGLPQTIFSDNATNFLGARNQLFELYKFFKEKESSRSIKEFLASSHIRWKTIVPRAPHHGGIWESAIKSAKHHMRRLLGNVKLTFEEFTTVLGQIEAVLNSRPLCSLSNDPSDFTYLSPGHFLIGQSLTSFPEKDVIHIPENRLNLWQHLSKLQQVFWKKWSIDYLNRLQNRPKWFLPHKNLEPNDLVLLIEDNTPPLHWALARVIEVFPGKDGRVRIASVKTKDGVFKRSITKLCPLPNDDLI